In Pyrus communis chromosome 8, drPyrComm1.1, whole genome shotgun sequence, one genomic interval encodes:
- the LOC137741295 gene encoding uncharacterized protein encodes MATPKQMWEQQQLQVQRVKNSGIISYNGSPVADDKEEEMSRSALALFRAKEEEIERKKSEVKDKVQAQLGRVEEATKRLSEIQDELEALPDPMRKELAIIRKRIDVVHKELKPLGQSCQRKEKEYKEALEALNEKSREKSQLVSKLMELVGESERTRMKKLEELNKHVETLR; translated from the exons ATGGCGACGCCGAAACAGATGTGGGAGCAGCAGCAATTGCAGGTGCAGCGAGTGAAGAACTCCGGTATCATCAGTTACAATGGGAGTCCAGTAGCTGATGATAAGGAAGAAGAAATGTCAAGGTCTGCATTGGCTTTGTTCCGGGCAAAGGAGGAAGAGATTGAGAGGAAGAAGTCGGAGGTGAAAGACAAGGTTCAGGCTCAGTTGGGACGCGTTGAAGAAGCAACTAAACGTTTGTCTGAGATTCAGGAT GAGCTTGAAGCGCTACCAGATCCAATGAGAAAGGAACTTGCAATTATTCGCAAGAGGATAGACGTTGTTCACAAAGAGTTAAAGCCGCTAGGCCAGAGCTGCCAAAGGAAG GAGAAAGAATACAAGGAAGCTCTTGAGGCTTTAAACGAGAAAAGCAGAGAGAAATCTCAACTAGTTTCCAAATTGATGGAG CTTGTGGGTGAAAGTGAGAGAACGAGGATGAAGAAGCTGGAGGAGCTGAACAAACATGTCGAAACTCTGCGTTAA